From Gemmatimonadota bacterium, the proteins below share one genomic window:
- a CDS encoding DUF5715 family protein — translation MRVLLLTLTLPLTACGWVETQREEAAAAARAEVTEELSRAMSTALRSAEASARRSERILRPLPVAPPGAEARLRVHRNAAHVARARALGVRVGSDSMRDSLYAEGRLIQLPDSTEHWIVRRGTQPAYAVPEMEGLLSELGRRFQARLDSLGVAPFRIEVTSALRTTEHQRRLARVNTNAATGVSSHEFGTTVDISYAAFNPPAAPPHALLAGLSAPFADHVHRFHDLAFESVSGRKSRELGAILTDVLNELQDEGLALVIHERQQTVYHVTVASSDFGGG, via the coding sequence ATGCGTGTTCTCCTCCTGACGCTGACTCTCCCTCTCACCGCCTGCGGGTGGGTGGAGACGCAGCGCGAGGAAGCCGCGGCGGCGGCGCGGGCCGAGGTGACCGAGGAGCTGAGCCGCGCCATGAGCACGGCGCTGCGCAGCGCGGAGGCCAGCGCCCGTCGCTCCGAACGGATCCTGCGCCCGCTCCCGGTGGCTCCACCCGGGGCCGAAGCGCGCCTGCGGGTCCACCGCAACGCCGCGCACGTGGCGCGGGCCCGCGCGCTGGGCGTGCGGGTCGGTTCGGACTCGATGAGGGATTCGCTGTATGCCGAGGGTCGCCTGATCCAACTCCCGGACAGCACCGAGCACTGGATCGTGCGCCGGGGCACCCAACCGGCCTACGCGGTGCCCGAGATGGAGGGGCTGCTCAGCGAGCTGGGTCGGCGCTTCCAGGCGCGGCTCGATTCCCTGGGGGTCGCGCCGTTCCGCATCGAGGTCACGAGCGCGCTGCGCACCACGGAGCATCAGCGACGTCTGGCTCGTGTGAACACCAACGCGGCCACCGGCGTGAGCTCGCACGAGTTCGGCACGACGGTCGACATCTCGTACGCCGCGTTCAATCCGCCGGCCGCGCCCCCGCACGCGCTGCTCGCGGGTCTCTCCGCGCCGTTCGCCGATCACGTGCACCGCTTCCACGATCTGGCCTTCGAGTCCGTCTCGGGCCGCAAGTCGCGGGAGCTGGGCGCCATCCTCACCGACGTGCTGAACGAGCTGCAGGACGAAGGTCTGGCGCTCGTGATCCACGAGCGCCAGCAGACCGTCTACCACGTGACGGTCGCGAGCTCGGACTTCGGCGGCGGGTGA
- a CDS encoding DUF1028 domain-containing protein: MRVTGARLCLVASVVLAGCAIAPEPPSELEMTTWSVVGVDPATGDVGVAVASCVPTHGDAVAALVPGKGAAATQAGFDVDNRNQVFRLIQEGLTAEQIILRVTDPAWDDELERRQYGVVTMHDGLVHVAGYTTPLRQGTRTEDDGSVRYAGVMADASHGVSSQGNTLESEEVVRRPLDAYRWNDPAGFNLLPDRLMRALEAGSAAGGDVRCNDDTIRQTAAMAAILVARGGDAPYATENIGETDAGTENAPWLALSVATERFAENPLIELRRQYDVWRRTVTVP; the protein is encoded by the coding sequence ATGCGCGTGACCGGAGCCCGGCTGTGCCTCGTGGCGAGCGTCGTCCTGGCGGGATGCGCCATCGCCCCGGAACCTCCCTCCGAGCTCGAGATGACGACGTGGTCGGTCGTGGGCGTCGATCCCGCCACCGGGGACGTCGGCGTCGCCGTGGCTTCCTGCGTCCCCACCCACGGGGACGCCGTCGCGGCCCTGGTGCCCGGCAAGGGCGCCGCCGCCACCCAGGCGGGCTTCGACGTGGACAACCGCAACCAGGTCTTCCGGCTGATCCAGGAAGGCCTGACGGCGGAGCAGATCATCCTGCGTGTGACCGACCCCGCCTGGGACGACGAGTTGGAGCGGCGGCAGTACGGTGTGGTCACCATGCACGACGGCCTGGTGCACGTGGCCGGCTATACGACACCGCTCCGGCAGGGTACGCGCACCGAGGACGACGGCTCCGTGCGCTATGCCGGGGTGATGGCCGACGCCAGCCATGGCGTCAGCTCGCAAGGCAACACGCTCGAGAGCGAGGAGGTGGTGCGGCGACCGCTCGATGCCTATCGCTGGAACGACCCCGCCGGCTTCAACCTCCTCCCGGACCGGCTGATGCGCGCGCTGGAGGCGGGCTCGGCGGCCGGCGGTGACGTGCGCTGCAACGACGACACCATCCGCCAGACCGCGGCCATGGCCGCCATCCTGGTGGCGCGCGGCGGGGACGCACCGTACGCCACGGAGAATATCGGAGAGACCGACGCGGGCACGGAGAACGCGCCCTGGCTGGCGCTGTCCGTGGCCACGGAGCGCTTTGCCGAGAATCCCCTGATCGAGCTGCGGCGCCAGTACGACGTCTGGCGACGCACGGTGACCGTTCCCTGA